One window of the Populus trichocarpa isolate Nisqually-1 chromosome 9, P.trichocarpa_v4.1, whole genome shotgun sequence genome contains the following:
- the LOC112328674 gene encoding NDR1/HIN1-like protein 3 — protein sequence MEHTNNYNNRTTSDQPVGSTKRRSSFVPRLTLIVVMFFFILCLIIFIAWLVIHPLDPAIRLNSLSVSNITVSNPQFAANYDIEFTVNNTNKKVNLFVDQVEVIVNYRKGLLSSTQILGKGKYLGKMSEARLKVELGRDAVCSLKDRVFKDISDEWSTKIVNFNVKLSITAGFEIGVLPTKQRIMEFQCMNLTVEFFSTKGTGKLMSGGKDCLVHA from the coding sequence ATGGAGCATACTAATAACTACAACAATCGTACAACTTCCGATCAGCCTGTTGGGTCAACGAAGAGACGTTCTTCCTTTGTTCCCCGGTTAACGTTGATTGTGGTGATGTTTTTCTTCATACTATGCTTGATCATCTTCATTGCATGGCTTGTCATACACCCTCTTGATCCTGCTATTCGACTCAATTCCCTATCTGTCTCCAACATCACAGTCTCTAACCCTCAATTTGCTGCAAATTACGACATCGAATTCACTGTGAATAACACTAACAAGAAGGTCAACTTGTTCGTCGACCAAGTCGAAGTCATCGTGAATTATAGAAAGGGCCTCCTTTCCAGTACTCAGATTCTTGGAAAAGGTAAGTATCTTGGAAAGATGAGTGAGGCAAGGTTGAAGGTTGAGTTGGGAAGGGACGCGGTTTGTTCGTTGAAGGATAGGGTTTTTAAGGATATAAGTGATGAGTGGAGCACAAAGATAGTAAATTTCAATGTCAAATTGTCTATCACTGCAGGATTTGAAATTGGTGTTCTGCCAACCAAGCAAAGAATCATGGAGTTTCAGTGCATGAATTTAACTGTTGAATTCTTCTCTACAAAGGGGACAGGGAAGCTCATGAGCGGAGGGAAGGATTGCTTGGTTCATGCCTGA